GCCTCCTGCGCGCCGACGACTGCCTCATGACCCAGGAGGAGGCGGAGGCGATGGCCCACGCGATCCCGGACTGCCGGCTGGTGGTCGTCCCGGACACGAACCACTACACGGTCGTCCTCGGCGAGAACCCGGTCGTCGGGCGTGAGCTCCGCGCCTTCCTCGGCGGATGAACGTCCGGCACGCGGAAGCGTCCGACCTCGCGGGGCTCATGGCCCTCGCGACGGAGACCCTCGGCCCCGGGCGCGCCGGGCCGCTCGTCCGCTCCCACGCCGAGCGCCATCACCTCCTGGTCGCGGAGGAGGCGGGTGACGTCGTGGGCGTCCTCGGCTACCGCACCGACTGGTTCCAGTGCACGCTGGTGTCGCTGGCGTCCGTGCGCGAAGATCATCGCAAGCGCGGCGTCGCCCGCGCGCTCTACCACGAGGTG
This is a stretch of genomic DNA from Candidatus Methylomirabilota bacterium. It encodes these proteins:
- a CDS encoding GNAT family N-acetyltransferase, giving the protein MNVRHAEASDLAGLMALATETLGPGRAGPLVRSHAERHHLLVAEEAGDVVGVLGYRTDWFQCTLVSLASVREDHRKRGVARALYHEVEGISPSPRLYSSTEETNSVAIQMHTALGFHPSGYIDNLPQG